One stretch of bacterium DNA includes these proteins:
- a CDS encoding FAD-dependent oxidoreductase, with the protein MNPAREKTAEQTIVLVGAGPAHLTVLARMAAFQAAPIRWVLIDANLFYFVPHMTAEVMSGFYGLDDFHIDLRILAEKKQITFIHDEVVSLLPQQKKLMTAAGRMLDYDLVSFETGAVPVEQEDDVPAEGSFAVRPVKNVLQIRNEIETLLELFPKKQIDIAVLGGGIAGVEYAINMSEILQQRQPESGWQVYLIEAQPEILPGLPKPAIAVARKMLRVNDVEIRTQAVVQHVQSNRLVLEFGETIDYDLAVVATGQKVSDIFNQASLGTDEQGALKVNPTLQSVLHPEVFACGDCAQVVKVPAERSVAQALQQGALLAHNLPAMVCRTPLKTMTPQRRFLRFISLGNTNALCIAGRYVFSGSWVLFWKRRREQRLLKRLSC; encoded by the coding sequence ATGAACCCGGCACGTGAAAAAACAGCTGAGCAGACCATTGTGCTGGTGGGCGCCGGTCCGGCGCATCTAACCGTTCTGGCCCGGATGGCCGCATTTCAGGCAGCCCCTATCCGGTGGGTCTTGATTGATGCCAATCTTTTTTATTTTGTTCCCCACATGACAGCTGAAGTGATGAGCGGTTTTTACGGATTGGATGATTTTCACATCGACCTTAGGATTTTGGCGGAAAAGAAACAGATTACGTTTATTCATGATGAGGTTGTTAGCTTGCTTCCACAACAGAAAAAACTGATGACAGCAGCCGGCCGGATGCTGGATTATGATCTGGTTAGCTTTGAGACCGGGGCTGTGCCGGTTGAACAGGAAGACGACGTGCCGGCGGAAGGAAGTTTTGCGGTTCGGCCGGTTAAAAATGTGCTCCAGATACGCAATGAGATTGAGACATTGCTTGAATTATTTCCGAAAAAGCAGATTGATATTGCGGTGCTGGGCGGCGGCATTGCGGGTGTGGAATACGCCATCAACATGTCGGAAATTTTACAACAAAGACAACCGGAGTCAGGATGGCAAGTTTATTTAATTGAGGCACAACCGGAGATACTGCCCGGCTTGCCCAAACCGGCGATTGCGGTTGCCCGGAAAATGCTCCGGGTCAATGATGTTGAGATCAGAACACAGGCGGTGGTGCAGCATGTTCAGTCCAATCGTCTGGTGCTGGAATTCGGTGAGACCATTGACTATGATTTGGCGGTGGTGGCAACCGGTCAGAAAGTTTCTGATATATTTAATCAGGCATCGCTGGGTACGGATGAGCAAGGCGCGTTGAAGGTTAATCCGACATTGCAAAGTGTGCTTCACCCGGAAGTGTTTGCGTGCGGAGATTGCGCCCAGGTCGTCAAGGTCCCTGCCGAACGATCAGTTGCGCAGGCGCTTCAACAAGGGGCGCTGCTGGCACATAATTTACCGGCTATGGTTTGCCGGACACCGCTGAAGACAATGACACCGCAGCGCAGGTTCCTCCGGTTTATTTCCCTGGGAAATACCAATGCGCTTTGCATAGCCGGGCGCTATGTTTTTTCCGGTTCTTGGGTCCTTTTTTGGAAACGCCGGCGTGAGCAGCGTCTTTTGAAGCGGTTATCGTGCTAG
- a CDS encoding DUF1207 domain-containing protein translates to MRTSLRTYWNHQAQHLFELQLGDGWGLVQGPTWTVEGRAGIIARFDTKTASFFLENTDLMGGLAAQWQAGPGVLECTLYHLSAHLGGDVVQDGLREQRNVSREQAALLYLWNPRETLRIYAGPEVIVRADPAWMRGRTNFQFGVEWMPARWVAAVHLLAHGDYVKDTLDITCMTGYDLSPSGARVKQVLNIFVFRGHKRAGQYEGEIETAWGVGIYLY, encoded by the coding sequence ATGCGTACGAGTTTGCGTACTTACTGGAATCATCAGGCACAGCATTTATTTGAACTCCAATTGGGTGATGGCTGGGGTTTGGTGCAAGGACCCACCTGGACGGTGGAAGGCCGGGCAGGGATCATAGCCCGGTTTGATACAAAGACAGCCTCTTTTTTTCTGGAGAATACTGATTTGATGGGCGGACTGGCTGCCCAATGGCAAGCCGGACCCGGGGTGTTGGAATGCACACTGTATCACCTGTCTGCCCATCTGGGCGGTGATGTGGTACAAGACGGCTTGCGTGAGCAGCGCAATGTGAGTCGTGAACAAGCTGCGCTGTTGTATTTATGGAACCCGCGGGAAACGTTGCGTATTTATGCCGGGCCGGAGGTTATTGTGCGCGCGGACCCGGCGTGGATGCGTGGGCGGACAAATTTTCAGTTCGGTGTCGAATGGATGCCGGCACGCTGGGTGGCTGCGGTACACTTGCTGGCTCACGGTGATTATGTAAAAGATACGCTTGATATTACCTGTATGACCGGATATGATCTTTCACCGTCTGGTGCCCGGGTGAAACAGGTCCTGAATATTTTTGTTTTTCGGGGACACAAACGGGCAGGTCAGTACGAAGGCGAGATTGAGACCGCCTGGGGTGTGGGGATTTATTTATATTGA
- the mnmA gene encoding tRNA 2-thiouridine(34) synthase MnmA, with product MKIAVALSGGVDSTTVAKRLLDQGHEVIGLTMQLCPDLSGIPATPQAMAKAQPGLLEHDCATCVAPCACLDGRAVAQSLGIQHELLDFRDQFETLVIKPFVDYFSQGVTPNPCAFCNQAIKFGILLDHALALGADAMATGHYVDLDTSTGPQVLKRARDRAKDQTYFLSLVPHQRFEHVMFPLSESTKQEVSAQALKTGLVAQQTGTSNEICFLRELSYVDFLRHRVPQAFISGDIVDSSGKKLGRHNGLPHFTIGQRRGIGIAARHPLYVVSLNTRENQVVVGPDEELFITSLTIQDVNWAGPRPVQEIDVAAMIRYRQEPRLAKLTFTGRSNACLVFDQPIRAVTPGQVAALYREDRLMGGGIIQSAGRVT from the coding sequence ATGAAAATTGCGGTTGCACTTTCCGGTGGTGTGGATTCCACGACCGTTGCCAAACGTTTGCTGGACCAGGGGCATGAGGTCATTGGACTTACTATGCAGCTTTGTCCTGATCTTTCAGGTATTCCGGCAACCCCTCAAGCAATGGCCAAGGCACAGCCTGGCTTGCTGGAGCACGATTGTGCGACTTGTGTCGCTCCGTGTGCCTGTTTAGACGGCAGGGCGGTCGCGCAATCGCTGGGCATTCAGCACGAACTGCTTGATTTTCGTGATCAATTCGAGACGCTGGTGATCAAACCCTTTGTTGATTATTTTTCGCAGGGAGTGACACCCAATCCCTGTGCTTTTTGCAACCAAGCGATAAAGTTCGGTATTTTGTTGGACCACGCTCTGGCACTTGGGGCTGATGCCATGGCAACCGGACACTATGTAGACCTGGACACTTCAACCGGCCCGCAGGTGCTCAAACGCGCCAGGGATAGGGCCAAGGACCAGACTTATTTTCTTTCGCTGGTGCCGCACCAGCGCTTTGAACATGTCATGTTTCCACTTAGCGAAAGCACCAAGCAGGAGGTCTCTGCGCAGGCACTCAAAACCGGTTTGGTGGCACAGCAGACCGGGACAAGCAATGAAATCTGTTTTTTACGTGAATTAAGTTATGTTGATTTTTTGCGCCACCGTGTTCCGCAGGCGTTTATTTCCGGAGACATTGTCGACTCGTCGGGCAAGAAACTTGGCAGGCATAACGGTCTTCCGCATTTCACTATCGGGCAGCGGCGGGGGATCGGGATTGCCGCGCGTCACCCGCTTTATGTGGTCAGTCTGAACACGCGGGAAAATCAGGTCGTGGTCGGGCCGGATGAGGAGCTTTTTATTACCTCGCTTACGATTCAGGACGTCAACTGGGCAGGCCCGCGTCCGGTACAGGAAATAGACGTGGCGGCAATGATTCGCTATCGGCAAGAACCCCGTTTGGCCAAACTGACGTTTACCGGCCGGAGCAATGCTTGTCTGGTTTTTGATCAACCGATTCGGGCGGTAACCCCGGGTCAGGTGGCGGCGTTATATCGCGAGGACAGACTTATGGGCGGCGGCATTATTCAATCCGCCGGGAGGGTGACATGA